From Phycodurus eques isolate BA_2022a chromosome 13, UOR_Pequ_1.1, whole genome shotgun sequence, a single genomic window includes:
- the LOC133411745 gene encoding uncharacterized protein LOC133411745 translates to MEAEAAWRRTESSLQCGPKKMILKVTGLEAANLELNLGTGRNLPLSELSESCGYLLHQNALGLVLVVPYDGCNVIQENGYYVLPMSFLETSVTLSCPIAPALTPQDPFPRIPLTIDLSKRDADQASSSNDPYHQYQHYHNYLKYLYYLHIINNPHMYPFVHRTYNPLYQKSEPLSHGYPHLPVHYPLYARYQQNPAAPYCHPPGALCPLPHFPPYYHHYPHQSPPKQDKTVDPTKAPTMFTTKPTPLATTQIPTRKLCRSTTTAAAPTTRTMTTTTTTIKQRCRPRTPPQSKKLTPYSNNPFAQEILYTEGSPFPGDPKGAPHAGSNSGPLLNYQDWQHEPWFPQEEDEGIPFDWDDLEP, encoded by the exons ATGGAAGCTGAAGCAGCATGGCGGCGCACAGAGTCCTCTCTGCAGTGTGGACCTAAAAAGATGATCTTGAAAGTCACTGGACTTGAGGCTGCAAACTTGGAACTCAACCTTG GCACTGGACGTAACCTCCCTTTAAGCGAGCTGTCGGAATCTTGTGGCTATTTGCTTCATCAGAATGCGCTTGGCCTTGTCTTGGTTGTCCCCTATGATGGCTGTAATGTGATACAAGAG AATGGATATTACGTGCTGCCAATGAGCTTTCTGGAGACATCAGTTACACTCTCCTGCCCCATAGCTCCCGCTTTGACCCCCCAGGATCCCTTCCCTCGAATTCCCCTAACTATAGACCTGTCCAAGCGTGATGCGGACCAGGCTTCCTCTAGCAATGATCCCTACCATCAATACCAGCACTATCACAACTATTTAAAGTACCTCTACTACTTGCATATCATAAACAATCCCCACATGTATCCTTTTGTACATCGCACTTACAATCCCCTGTACCAAAAGTCAGAGCCTCTTTCTCACGGCTATCCGCATCTTCCAGTGCATTATCCACTCTATGCACGCTATCAACAGAACCCCGCTGCTCCCTATTGCCACCCACCTGGAGCGCTTTGCCCTTTGCCGCATTTTCCACCATATTACCACCATTATCCCCATCAATCTCCCCCAAAGCAAGACAAAACGGTGGATCCTACCAAAGCACCAACGATGTTTACAACAAAGCCTACTCCTCTGGCCACCACCCAGATCCCCACTAGAAAACTGTGTAGAAGTACTACGACTGCTGCTGCTCCTACAACTCGGActatgactactactactaccaccatTAAACAACGCTGTAGACCCAGAACCCCACCACAGAGTAAGAAACTCACACCTTACTCCAACAACCCCTTTGCACAAGAGATCTTGTACACCGAAGGCAGTCCATTTCCAGGCGATCCTAAAGGCGCACCTCACGCTGGTTCCAATTCTGGACCACTCCTGAACTACCAGGACTGGCAACACGagccatggtttccccaagaggaggatgaaggcATTCCCTTTGACTGGGATGATCTTGAACCGTAA
- the LOC133411746 gene encoding proline-rich protein 36-like, which yields MLKDKSASVALFRTAAALILACCLVHTVDCYRLKKADKRKYAPEGFRRGKIVLGKVSHGDPVLDGEVKANISVEDGAAYQADSAGGWGINPVPLQQPESLEASWRRLTSLQCGDNHMKLRVKPPGLSHLSVLQAPNAAPLPLPLVPLNCGYNMHRNSLGFLMYVPYGGCYILQQAGSYVLPMHWQGVPVTLICTKHAPTDVPKPTTLLPSDPVVTRGPNVSQVPKWLAVSKNPGPPLKIWSQNEPRSLVQFPPLSPRSSSGLLSPMVQSPHPVPYLPKWQPAVHSPVSHPGLQKPPVLQDPFFNFKLPPPQNPVVSQYPVMPHVPYVHNYPRPYQVPQTMGQYPFFNPYLWPFPGHHPKARNPSQKGSTKPATLSKFPYFPHPSIPPMQTTRALTTTVAPATDTTLLPYNPLFQFPPELMHYISYEDLLAAMYANQ from the exons ATGCTTAAAGACAAAAGCGCAAGTGTTGCACTTTTCCGCACTGCTGCAGCGTTGATTCTAGCGTGTTGTTTGGTTCACACGGTCGACTGTTATCGTCTGAAGAAGgcagacaaaagaaaatatgcTCCCGAGGGCTTTAGGCGGGGTAAGATTGTGTTGGGGAAAGTTTCTCATGGGGATCCAGTGTTAGATGGAGAAGTTAAGGCAAACATTTCTGTGGAGGATGGAGCCGCTTATCAAGCTGATTCTGCTG GAGGCTGGGGGATCAACCCTGTGCCACTGCAGCAACCCGAATCTCTGGAGGCCTCATGGAGACGCTTGACTTCCCTGCAGTGTGGAGATAACCACATGAAGCTCCGTGTGAAGCCACCAGGGCTTTCCCACTTGTCAGTGCTGCAAG CTCCTAATGCAGCTCCATTGCCTCTGCCCCTTGTGCCCTTAAACTGTGGCTACAATATGCATCGAAATTCCCTTGGATTCCTCATGTATGTTCCCTATGGTGGTTGTTACATACTTCAACAG GCTGGAAGTTATGTGCTTCCAATGCATTGGCAAGGAGTTCCAGTCACCCTCATATGCACCAAACATGCTCCAACTGATGTCCCAAAGCCAACCACGCTACTACCATCTGATCCAGTAGTCACCAGGGGGCCCAATGTGAGCCAGGTCCCCAAGTGGCTGGCTGTCTCCAAAAATCCAGGTCCCCCCCTGAAAATTTGGTCCCAAAATGAGCCCCGGAGCCTCGTCCAATTTCCCCCCCTTAGCCCCAGATCATCGAGTGGCCTGCTGAGCCCCATGGTCCAATCACCCCATCCTGTGCCTTACCTCCCCAAGTGGCAACCAGCGGTGCATAGCCCAGTCTCCCACCCTGGGCTTCAGAAGCCTCCAGTCCTCCAGGAcccttttttcaatttcaagcTGCCACCACCCCAGAACCCCGTTGTGTCCCAGTACCCCGTTATGCCACACGTACCTTATGTGCACAATTATCCTCGGCCGTACCAGGTTCCCCAGACGATGGGCCAGTACCCATTCTTCAATCCCTACCTCTGGCCCTTCCCAGGACATCATCCCAAAGCTAGGAACCCAAGCCAAAAGGGCTCTACGAAGCCAGCAACTCTGTCAAAATTTCCCTATTTTCCTCATCCTTCTATCCCGCCAATGCAAACAACCAGAGCACTGACCACAACTGTGGCACCAGCCACTGACACCACTCTGTTACCATACAATCCGTTGTTCCAGTTTCCCCCTGAGCTGATGCACTACATCTCTTATGAAGACTTGCTTGCTGCAATGTATGCCAATCAGTGA
- the LOC133411338 gene encoding glutamate-rich protein 6 translates to MTSDCSLARKKNKQKKMRSSFSKNAVAKLEHDICELLRDLNNYAFCDTPTHCIRAGVLSYHRESDNPRLAITAAHLEAPFEYPGKCEYCHRNARPVLDVRWEDELEAVPGFCCAQRKMLCMALVRKRPSVEAELEEESVRPKDKPSDLAEALLSGREKKNTKNFTDLSRGLMELADLKRDDDASQKAEPTQETKILSFRLAGSAEEGGWTLKNVPENVVQLKTEEARESICDHKPPLFGICHFKDGEFQQKFYMDGKPFLNMFPDGSSQLFYPGELLALVFVITKDKEKVCIVYDNNHVTPHGAIRAIFQSNGKATCYHSNGNIWLSLNRAGGQCLDETGARIRRWSWKTLPPPHLPPLFLSLNKNIGVRVLGKDQIFVSFLANGQQARCSVGSCSAQCKCTRQMPTSGPSLLKDELFVLAARVKIHLCIQHLNWSFLTPLHQKSTPAPSIRVFGKKLLEISTNVLMSQHERAFIRGCLQDCL, encoded by the exons ATGACAAGCGACTGCAGTCTGGCGAGGAAGAAGAACAAACAGAAAAAGATGAGGTCCAGCTTTTCCA AAAATGCAGTTGCAAAGTTAGAACATGATATCTGCGAGCTCCTCCGTGACCTGAACAACTAT GCTTTCTGTGACACACCCACCCACTGCATTCGAGCGGGAGTCCTGAGCTACCACCGCGAGTCTGACAACCCTCGACTTGCCATCACAGCCGCCCATTTAGAG GCTCCATTCGAGTATCCAGGTAAGTGTGAATACTGCCACCGGAACGCCCGGCCTGTGCTGGATGTGAGATGGGAAGACGAGCTGGAG GCGGTGCCGGGCTTCTGCTGTGCCCAGCGCAAGATGCTTTGCATGGCCCTGGTGAGGAAAAGGCCTTCGGTAGAGGCCGAACTGGAAGAGGAGAGCGTGAGGCCCAAAGACAAGCCCTCCGACTTGGCAGAGGCGCTGCTCAGCGgcagagagaagaaaaacacaaaaaattttACAGACCTCTCACGTGGACTAAT GGAGCTAGCAGACTTGAAGAGAGACGACGACGCCTCCCAAAAGGCAGAACCCA CCCAGGAGACAAAGATCCTCAGCTTCCGGCTCGCTGGTTCCGCGGAAGAGGGAGGTTGGACGCTCAAGAATGTGCCCGAGAACGTCGTGCAACTCAAAACGGAGGAGGCCAGAGAGTCCATTTGTGACCACAAGCCGCCTCTGTTTGGCATATGTCATTTTA AGGATGGGGAATTTCAACAGAAGTTTTACATGGATGGCAAACCCTTTCTCAACATGTTCCCAGATGGCTCTTCTCAGCTCTT TTATCCGGGAGAACTCTTGGCTCTAGTGTTTGTTATCACCAAAGACAAGGAAAAGGTTTGCATCGTGTATGACAACAACCACGTGACGCCCCACGGAGCCATCAGAGCCATCTTCCAGTCTAATGGCAAGGCAACGTGTTACCACAGCAACGGAAACATATG GTTGAGTCTAAACAGAGCTGGCGGTCAGTGTTTGGACGAGACTGGCGCCAGGATCCGTCGCTGGAGCTGGAAAACGCTTCCTCCCCCTCACCTGCCTCCTCTCTTCCTGTCCCTCAATAAGAACATTGGGGTGCGGGTCCTGGGGAAGGATCAAATTTTTGTCTCCTTCCTGGCTAATGGTCAACAGGCACGGTGTAGTGTGGGTAGCTGCAGCGCTCAG TGTAAATGCACAAGACAGATGCCTACAAGCGGACCATCGCTGCTGAAGGACGAGCTGTTTGTGCTGGCCGCCCGGGTGAAGATCCACCTGTGTATCCAGCATCTTAACTGGAGTTTTCTGACACCACTGCACCAGAAGAGCACGCCGGCCCCAAGCATCCGCGTCTTCGGCAAAAAACTCCTGGAAATCAGCACCAACGTCCTGATGAGCCAGCACGAACGAGCCTTCATCAGGGGCTGCCTTCAGGACTGTCTCTAA
- the selenot1a gene encoding thioredoxin reductase-like selenoprotein T1a encodes MAMKWLRFSFLTLGVLSLCFAASGDSSGVKKMKMQFAAGPLLKFQICISUGYKRVFEEYTQALYQRYPDIRIEGENYLPIPAYRHIASFLSVFKLLVIGMIIVGKDPFALFGVQAPGVWEWGQGNKIYACMMVFFLSNMIENQLMSTGAFEITLNDVPVWSKLESGRLPSMQQLVQILDNEMKMNVHMNTRPLHHS; translated from the exons ATGGCGATGAAGTGGCTTCGCTTCTCCTTCCTCACCCTAGGGGTCTTGTCGCTGTGCTTCGCGGCGTCCGGGGACAGCAGCGGCGTGAAGAAGATGAAAATGCAGTTCGCCGCGGGGCCCTTGCTCAAGTTCCAGATTTG CATCTCCTGAGGGTACAAGCGGGTGTTTGAGGAGTACACGCAGGCCTTGTACCAGCGGTACCCGGACATCCGCATCGAGGGGGAGAACTACCTTCCCATCCCCGCCTATCG GCACATTGCTTCCTTTCTGTCTGTCTTCAAACTACTGGTGATCGGGATGATCATTGTTGGCAAGGATCCATTTGCCCTTTTTGGCGTACAGGCCCCGGGGGTCTGGGAGTGGGGCCAGGGAAATAAG ATTTACGCATGCATGATGGTGTTCTTCCTCAGCAACATGATTGAAAACCAGTTGATGTCTACAGGAGCTTTTGAAATAACATTGAACG acgtGCCAGTATGGTCCAAACTGGAGTCGGGCCGCCTGCCCTCCATGCAGCAGCTGGTGCAAATCCTGGACAATGAAATGAAGATGAACGTTCACATGAACACAAGGCCGCTCCACCACTCCTAA